The following are from one region of the Salvia splendens isolate huo1 chromosome 2, SspV2, whole genome shotgun sequence genome:
- the LOC121771581 gene encoding kirola-like, which yields MGLHGKLIAAIEFKAGGDVFHEIMRHNPQHFSKATPEKVHGCELHEGQFGHAGSIICWSYTHDGKQKRAKQVIQSIDEEKKLIQFKMLEGDLMELYKEFVITTHVETTNDIDLVTWTLEYEMLNEDVEHPISLLAYFIDITKDIESHHFTNS from the exons ATGGGTTTACATGGGAAGTTGATTGCAGCAATAGAATTCAAAGCTGGTGGAGATGTGTTCCATGAAATTATGAGGCACAATCCACAGCATTTTTCCAAAGCTACCCCTGAAAAAGTACATGGTTGCGAACTTCATGAGGGTCAATTTGGTCATGCTGGTTCCATTATATGCTGGAGTTACACCCATG ATGGGAAGCAGAAGAGAGCAAAACAAGTGATCCAATCGATCGATGAAGAGAAAAAACTGATTCAGTTCAAGATGCTTGAAGGAGACTTGATGGAGCTATACAAAGAATTTGTTATTACAACCCATGTTGAGACAACTAATGACATTGATTTGGTGACATGGACTTTGGAGTATGAGATGCTTAATGAAGATGTGGAGCATCCCATTTCATTGCTTGCCTACTTCATCGACATCACCAAAGACATCGAGTCTCATCACTTCACCAACTCTTGA